A single Streptomyces sp. Edi2 DNA region contains:
- a CDS encoding roadblock/LC7 domain-containing protein has protein sequence MTIEPRLREELHTLRDQVRHFQGGMVASVDGMVIAHDLPDIEPDGLAALTAAAIGVAKRLTDATGQGAFEESLTRGADGYIAAYSAGRRAVLTAVASPDTNVGRLHLQARRAAERIGALVDAQPRR, from the coding sequence ATGACGATAGAACCCCGGCTACGGGAGGAATTGCATACGCTGCGCGATCAAGTACGCCATTTCCAGGGCGGGATGGTGGCGAGCGTGGACGGCATGGTGATCGCCCATGATCTGCCGGACATCGAGCCGGACGGCCTGGCCGCCCTCACCGCCGCGGCGATCGGCGTCGCCAAGCGACTCACCGACGCGACCGGACAGGGCGCCTTCGAAGAATCCCTGACGCGCGGCGCCGACGGGTATATCGCGGCCTATTCGGCCGGACGGCGCGCGGTCCTGACCGCCGTGGCAAGCCCGGACACCAACGTGGGGCGGCTCCATCTGCAGGCCAGAAGGGCCGCGGAGCGGATCGGCGCCCTGGTGGACGCGCAGCCCCGCCGATAG